One Megasphaera vaginalis (ex Bordigoni et al. 2020) DNA window includes the following coding sequences:
- the radA gene encoding DNA repair protein RadA: protein MAKSKKRYVCEQCGSVFCSWFGRCPHCGEWNAIREETIVQDGPKKAAAVKRDGDSVRPALLNEIAMEKMRRLTTGIAEVDRVLGGGIVPGALMLLSGDPGIGKSTLVLQLSVAVSRHQGSVLYASGEESAGQIKLRADRLRLAADGLWIQADTFLDAILSEAEKKHPGLLIIDSIQTMYGSECDGAPGSMMQIREGTNRLLTFAKTTGIPVIVIGHVTKDGNIAGPRVMEHLVDVVLYLEGERQYPFRILRSIKNRFGSTDESGLFTMTETGLTELDNPSSLLLAERATANSGSAVVAVMDGMRPLMGEIQALTTRSVFSVPRRTAVGMDYNRLIILLAVLEKRVGLSLAAQDVYLTVVGGLKITETAADLPILLAILSSCRDSVIDSNTVCLGEVGLTGEIRRVPHCLRRIREAVKLGFKRFIIPRGNHEEVVGAVDASCRVIAVATLQEAVAAVF from the coding sequence ATGGCTAAAAGCAAGAAACGATATGTCTGTGAACAGTGCGGCAGCGTCTTTTGCAGTTGGTTTGGCCGCTGCCCGCACTGCGGTGAATGGAATGCGATTCGCGAAGAAACCATCGTTCAAGATGGGCCGAAGAAAGCTGCGGCAGTGAAACGAGACGGGGACAGCGTCAGGCCGGCCTTGCTTAACGAAATCGCTATGGAAAAGATGCGCCGGCTGACAACGGGGATCGCCGAAGTGGATCGCGTCCTCGGCGGCGGCATCGTACCCGGTGCGCTGATGCTTCTCAGCGGTGATCCGGGTATCGGCAAATCAACGCTGGTTTTGCAGTTGTCCGTTGCAGTCAGCCGTCATCAAGGCAGCGTCCTTTATGCGTCAGGCGAAGAATCGGCCGGGCAGATTAAGCTTCGTGCAGACCGGCTTCGCTTGGCCGCCGACGGCCTTTGGATACAGGCGGACACTTTTTTGGATGCTATTTTGTCGGAAGCGGAAAAGAAACATCCGGGACTGCTCATCATTGATTCTATTCAAACCATGTACGGCAGTGAATGCGACGGCGCTCCCGGCAGCATGATGCAGATTCGGGAAGGAACGAACCGTTTGCTGACCTTTGCCAAGACGACGGGAATACCGGTTATCGTTATCGGGCATGTGACAAAAGACGGAAATATCGCCGGGCCGCGTGTTATGGAGCATCTTGTCGATGTCGTTCTTTACCTGGAAGGAGAGCGGCAGTACCCATTCCGCATCTTGCGGAGTATTAAGAACCGTTTCGGCTCGACTGATGAATCCGGATTGTTCACGATGACGGAAACGGGGCTGACGGAATTGGATAACCCGAGTTCACTGCTCTTGGCAGAGCGGGCGACGGCGAACTCGGGTTCTGCCGTCGTCGCCGTCATGGACGGTATGCGGCCGCTTATGGGCGAAATCCAGGCCTTGACAACGCGATCCGTTTTTTCCGTACCGCGCCGTACCGCCGTCGGCATGGATTATAATCGGCTGATCATTCTCCTGGCGGTGTTGGAAAAGAGGGTCGGTCTTTCACTGGCGGCTCAAGATGTCTATCTTACCGTTGTCGGCGGCCTGAAAATAACGGAGACGGCAGCTGATCTTCCCATCCTTTTGGCGATCCTGTCGTCTTGTCGCGACAGCGTTATCGACAGCAATACGGTTTGCCTCGGTGAAGTCGGCCTCACCGGTGAGATTCGCCGTGTACCCCATTGTCTGCGCCGTATCAGGGAGGCCGTCAAGTTGGGGTTCAAACGTTTTATCATTCCCCGGGGAAACCATGAAGAAGTAGTCGGAGCCGTCGACGCGTCTTGTCGCGTTATAGCCGTTGCTACGTTACAAGAAGCTGTAGCGGCGGTTTTTTGA